A window of the Hevea brasiliensis isolate MT/VB/25A 57/8 chromosome 6, ASM3005281v1, whole genome shotgun sequence genome harbors these coding sequences:
- the LOC110632027 gene encoding transcription repressor OFP14-like has product MPTKLQKSLQDYLSKIKNPTPPNSMSSSKNWVLSGCKNPKTPSFARDRSLNEGHERDGAATLSDIDRFLFENFKSLYIKNDEEDHPQKKTCGEEEEEGGGDGDYDNRVRGPRGVLYHDHYDSPRLFEIPPDLCGSHRFFVTAGSSSSLIEEARLSLTVTSEEGESSSSSTSNTIIDSARSCSNSTDIKNINVALPDDCITVIKYSRSPNEDFRLSMQEMVEARLQRKGKVNWDFMQELLFSYLDLNEKKSHKFILSAFVDLVVGLRQRSGEVPAKPRRSCRIGRERMRKLRNVT; this is encoded by the coding sequence ATGCCAACGAAACTCCAGAAGTCCCTCCAAGATTACCTCTCTAAGATCAAAAACCCTACTCCTCCTAATTCCATGTCATCTTCTAAGAACTGGGTTTTATCAGGCTGCAAAAACCCCAAGACCCCTTCATTTGCCAGAGATCGTAGCCTAAACGAGGGACACGAAAGGGATGGTGCAGCAACTCTCTCCGATATCGATCGCTTCCTCTTCGAGAATTTTAAGTCTCTCTATATCAAAAACGACGAGGAAGATCATCCCCAAAAGAAGACATgtggagaagaggaagaagaaggaggaggtgatggagattATGATAACCGAGTTCGAGGTCCTCGTGGGGTATTGTATCACGATCATTATGACTCCCCTAGACTCTTCGAAATACCGCCGGACCTCTGTGGGTCGCACCGGTTCTTCGTCACCGCCGGTTCGTCCAGCTCGCTCATCGAAGAGGCCCGGTTGAGTCTAACCGTCACCTCCGAGGAAGGGGAATCAAGCTCAAGCTCAACCAGCAATACCATAATTGACTCTGCAAGAAGTTGTTCTAATAGCACTGACATAAAGAACATAAACGTTGCACTCCCTGACGACTGTATCACAGTGATAAAGTACTCTCGGAGCCCAAATGAAGATTTCCGGCTGTCCATGCAGGAAATGGTGGAAGCAAGATTACAAAGGAAGGGGAAGGTTAATTGGGATTTCATGCAAGAACTTCTATTCTCTTACTTGGACTTAAATGAGAAGAAGTCACATAAGTTCATATTGAGCGCTTTCGTGGATCTTGTTGTGGGTTTGCGTCAACGTTCAGGCGAAGTTCCGGCGAAGCCACGGAGGAGCTGTCGAATTGGGAGAGAGAGGATGAGGAAATTGAGGAATGTTACGTAA